ttctgcatgTCAACCCAAAATATCTTCAAAACAAATGACGAGTGATAAAAAAAGAGGATTTCATTCCATAATTGGTAAAAGAGTATTCACTTTCAACTTGTTAtcttttttcatatatatatttgctgAATCTATTTGGTGCATGATTTTATATGAGTCCTCTTTAACTTTATTGATGAGACAATACCAGCCATCCACAATATCTTCCCATCGAGATCTCCCCCTACAGGCTCATTCCAGCACATTAGGCCACATCCAGGATGCGTCGTCATTGTGCACCGGCCAGTGAGCTTGAGCGTACCGTGGCTGATCCTGATCCTGACCACCTGTTGCATCTTAGTGTTTTCTGCAGAGGCATGCTCAGATAAGAGCATGGAACCCAACCGCTGCAGAAAGCTGCAGAAGTGTGGTctgaaaatgacagaaaaagagGTACAGGCAATATGCTAAAGCAGGTGTTCACTCATCTTAGGTTGGGAGTCTGTAAAATTATGAAGTGCCCACCTGCATGTGGGCATGGAATTCTCCAGAGCGTCACAGATTGCCACTGGAATTCTGTTACACTGCATGTCGATGCCAAGAAGCAACGTggcagtgagttgaggagtttcattgaNNNNNNNNNNNNNNNNNNNNGGTggaagcaccaaaccagactgtgatggatgaacacaggactgattcgatgactgctggtgagaactgcctcaacagctcctgtactgatgtatttgtttatgcAGTGCCTGCACCAGAGCTTGCTCTGCCGGCCCCGGCGCCTTCAAaaggatgcatgtttttgggatgttttggaaggagtgcccggagaaaacccatgcaggcacagggagaacatgcaaactccacacaggcggagccggggattgaaccccggtcctcagaactgtgaggctgacgctctaaccaggcgCTCACGTGCCGCTTAcatcatatatattttattttatttattattattattttttttttttagtaattaaGAAAATGGATCGTACAGGAAGTCTCCAGGATGCAAACACCTCATTTTTTGTACTATATGTGTTTTTAATCttgatattttgccatttttttctccattgctCTTGCACTGTCAATATATTTTGtggttaaatgtgtgtgtattgttttttttgtgtgtattttattgaaAGGATTGAACAGTACGGAATAGTAAGTcacaatttacattttcattaataAGCCCTCCCatatcctccctccctcccttctgcTCAGGCGTGGTATATTGTGGATGCAGTTGCCAGAGTGTCAAGATAATGGTATCTGTTTTAGGTCATTTTGCAGGTAGCAGACGAGGGgcgaccatccatccatccatccattttctaccgcttatccgaggtcgggtcgacggggcagtagctttagcagggacgcccagacttccctctccccagccacttcatcgagctcttccggggggatcccgaggcgttcccaggccagccgaagaacgtagtctctccagcgtgtcctgggtcgtccccggggtctcctccggtgggacgtgcccggaacacctcactggggaggcctcccaggaggcatccgaatcggATGCCTCCATAAAAGTtagaacagaatcggcgacaaagggctgccttggcggagtccaaaccCTCacccgggaacgagtccgacttactgccggatatgcggaccaaactctgactccggtcgtacagggaccgaacagcccgtatcagggggttcggtaccccatactcccgaagcactctccacaggactccccaagggacacggtcgaacgccttcgccagatggcacgccacccttttccgactgaggaccttggtctcagatttggaggtgctgattctcatcccagccgcttcacactcggctgcaaactgctccagtgagagttggaggtcacggcttgatgaagccaacagaaccacatcatcagcaaaaagcagagatgcaatccTGAGGCCACCATCAATAGATTATGGGTTTACAGCTATTGTGAACATATTGTGACCATATCTTTATAACGGGGGGTTCACTGAATTCTGAACAGACTGGCTCAGGTCTACCTCAATGATCTTCCTATGAGTTTCATCCACTTTGTTCACAACGGCAGGAGTGTCTTTCACAAATTCCCTGATGGTGTCGATGTGATTGTATGAGATGAGCAGCAGGTCCTTAGGGCGCGGACAGTGGAAGACATGATACTTGAAGGCCATGATCATCAGCTCGTAGAGCTGtttgaaaacagacaaaacataCGTTAAACCGAGGAAATGTACACGATTTTGCCAATTTTATGTTGCTCATTTGTTCTCATGATCAGTTTTGATtggcactgtcagagaggtattcattgaaTCGTATGTTCATCATTGTAACAGTAGCCTCCATTGGTGTTCCATATTGAGAACGGTTTCCGATGTCATTGTTACCTTCTCCATGCTGACCGTCTTCAGCTTCATGATCGCCAAGCGAGTTAGTTCGACTTTGATTGTCCTGTGTGAATACAGCAGCTGAGGTTTCAAAAGTTCATCCATGAAGGCTTCACTGAACATGTTCCCGACAATGTCATTCATCACTGTCAACGGGAAGGGACAGAAACACATCGTGGTTGATCCTATATagtacagtatgtcacaaaCGGGAGTTCAcgtgtcacatttttgtaaataatgtagttagtatacagtatgtacaacagTGAAAATGTAGTCTTCCCTCAAAATAACTCcacacacagccattaatgtctaaaccaatggcaacaaaagtgaataCACCCCTagctgaaaatgttcaaattgtgcccAAAACAGCAAGATTGTATTTTTTGCGGCCACCATTATTTTTCCAGCACTGCCTTAACCTTCTTGGGCATGGAACAACATCCACCAGCGCTGTGATATCGACATGCAGTGTAACAGAATTCCAGTGGCAATCTGTGAAGCTCTGGAGAATTCCATGCCCACATGCAGGTGGGCACTTCATAATTTTACAGACTCCCAACCTAAGATGAGTGAACACCTGCTTTAGCATATTGCCTGTACctctttttctgtcattttcagATCACACTTCTgcagctttccaaaaaaaacaaagacaggaaacaaatgttaaacattccaaaatacaaacaaatgcttatatttaaaatgttttgcacaCTGTATGACAGCAACGTGACTGGAAAGACTGGTAGAAGCAAGTTTTCAACTTACCTTTTTCAGACTTGCCCTCAGAAGTGCTGTGAGCTTGCAGGGGATGGTCCAGTATGGAAAGCATCTCCCCTCCAAGGTTAATGAAAACCAGGGGAAGAGTTTTCATTGACATCCTGGAAAATCAGTCTGTCGAGAGACAATTCAACTTCTTGCAAGTaagagttgtgattaatttttttgttttctgcagCAGGTTGTGGATTGTTTCCATGCTCTTATCTGAGCATGCCTCTGCAGAAAACACTAAGATGCAACAGGTGGTCAGGATCAGGATCAGCCACGGTCACGCTCAAGCTCACTGGCTGGTGCACAATGACGACGTATCCTGGATGTGGCCTAATGTGCTGGAATGAGCCTGTTGGGAGAAATCTCAATGGGTATTGTGGATGGCTGGTATTGTCTCATCAATAAAGTTAAAGAGGGCTCATATAAAATCATGCACCAAATAGATtcagcaaatatatatatatgaaaaaaagatAACAAGTTGAAAGTGAATACTCTTTTACCAATTATGGAAtgaaatcctcttttttttttatcactcgTCATTTGTTTTGAAGATATTTTGGGTTGACATACTCATCGACTgcaggaaaataacatttttattcatttggaaaccatccatccattttctgagccgtttatcctcaccaggagcgctggaggctatcccagctgtcatcgggcaggaggcggggtacaccctgaactggttgccagccaatcgcagggcacatacaaacaaacaaccattcgcactcacagtcacaccgacgggcaatttagagtcttcaattaacttacctgcatctttttgggatgtgggaggaaaccggagtgcgcggagaaaacccacgcaggcacggggagaacatgcaaacctggttagggtcacggggcgctggagcctatcccagctgacttcgggcgaaaggcggactacaccctgaactggtcgccagtcagtcgcagggcacatatagacacggacaaccattcgcactcacatacgcactgtcactgagtgggatctgaacccacgctgcccgcaccaaagtcaggcgagtgtctTGGTACGACTTCTTTGGAAAAATACCACATTTATCACAAGATGAGGATTTGCTCCAAACCCAGCGTTGTTGCTTATGGGAAATGATCTTATTTAGCAccatggttgaaaaaaaaataagtaattgaaaactttttgggaaatatttgatagacaatgtatttttttattcatcatttttcttttaatttattcTTGCCTTGTATAACATCCTTCAGTATTTGTGTATAAAAATGCATCTCAATGAATTTGAGTATTGTGCAaaacttcatttatttcataACTCAGGTCAAAAAGTCAtgtatgggtgtttatttgatgacAGGCCTTTTTGTATTcttgatgtaaaatttaaagaaaactatattTAAATAGATTCTTTCAATAACCAGCGGTGGGCGTGCCTAATTATAAGTGttgtctaaaatttcatgttaatattagtataggttgacatttttttagcagttttttggtggtattttacaattgtcaccctgtccctagcacagggtttggatatatgaagcTCGATCTTCCtactaaaaaatgctaaaatggtgtcacttttaccataaattcctttaaatataatagaattaggcggcacggtggccgactggttagagcgtcagcctcacagttctgaggtgaggggttcaatccccgtccccgcctgtgtggagtttgcatgttctccccgtgcctgcgtgggttttctccgggcactccggtttcctcccacatcccaaaaacatgcattaattggagactctaaattgcccgtaggcatgactgtgagtgcgaatggttgtttgtttcgatgtgccctgcgattggctggcaaccagttcagggtgtaccccgcctcctgcccgatgacagctgggataggctccagcatgcccgcgaccctggtgaggagaagcggctcagataatggatggatggataatagaattaatgatttctcatcatatatacaaaacatttgtcccttaaagttgctgtcattaccgccacattgaccattttcagatcaataaagtttattcaaaatctgattttttatttccctgtgtcattttgtcttttcactcaagcacatgctcgggcagagagaagtcagacaATTTGATAACTGCAAGAGTaagttttttcttcatttgtacccttaagtcacataatatttgtattgcatgtcattactaaacgacttgtagtgttaatatgtttaaagattttcctgtaaaaacttgataatcatataaaaatgttgtacaggactagctagctaaaagaaaaatttaaactAACTCCaccagcatagcacagttagcttaaaactttgaaatgtcattaccatcacgtcattaccatcacaagattaatccatttttaatcaatatgccATTGTGGCGGTAATGGCATTTCTCTAGGGTATctgacaaaaagaccaaattaaaaaatatagaacttaaatcaatatatatggACGTGAACAGATTCTGACTAACAGAAAGATGACAATTAAGGTAAGGTAGGTATATATACAGTTTtcgtgacattttatttttgggaaaaacgaaaatcaaataaacacccatacaCAGTCAagtatttcatgattttatttgaatttattttaatttatttgaatgtatttcaatttatttaaatgtatgtatgtatttatttatttgtttatttatgtatgtactgcacaggtatcaaattcaaggcccgggggccgcATGCAGCCGACCACATCAGTTTATGTGGCCCCGAAACCAAATCGTTTTTGTCGATTTCCATGAGATATTacagttattcattcattcatctcccgttccgcctatcctcacgagggtcgctggcgtgctggagcctatcccagctatctccgggcgagaggcggggtacaccctgaactggtcgccagccaatcggagggtgATATTGCAGTTATTTTTGCTAGTTATCCATAAGTAAAGCATATGTAATGAGGAGATGAAAAatgtatatggtttcacagtcataatgcaACTCTGAGAGAAACTGTACCAGCAATgcggcccgcgacaaaaatgagattGACCTCTGGACAGCTCACAAGAATTAACCCACAATTCACCATCACCAGAAACTACAATTATTACATGTAATGTAATAATTGTAAAcgaaaaaaatggaaacgatTTTCAGGATCAAATTTATGAGGGAATGTGTGGCCTCATGTTTTTCCATGTGTTTAATTCATCTGTATAAAATGAGTCACTCTTTGAACTCTGGAAATAATGAACTTTCTACAATATTCAGTTTAATAAAATTCACACCtctgtatatattttaagaCACCCCtggcaaaatggatggatgaacatagACGTATATTGAACACTGTAcatagtgttaaaaaaaataaaagatcatTTTATTGAATTGACATCACAGCCTAAAAATACGGATGAACTAAACAAATAGAATTGCAGTATTAAAACTCTAATATCCCAAACTCTGATCACTTTATTTGACAAGTTTTTGTTCCACTATAAATATCTGCAGTTATCTTTTTGGTCAGTAGAGAGCAGTAGAGAGCGAGCAATCCCCTGTAGAGAAGAGCTCAGTGGAGCAAGTTGGGTGCAACAAGTGACTGCGGTTCCAGCCTCCAGTAAAAAAGTCAAGCCAGCAGAAACAACGGTTGTTCATACTAAGCATTACGGTAACACGGCGCCAACGTGGTGCAAggaccaacttcaaaataaaagcttcacatATTAATACATTGGACATAAATGGCGTTTAGGTGAAGgtcaaaactgagcatcatATAACCTTACATTACATTGTACTGGATCCCATTAGATTGTGTAGTCTCATTGAAGActaatgttttacatttgtttgcagTGTCTGCGCCTGACATGCACCAGCATCCTACATGAGGGGCACGAGACGGACCTGATCTACCGAGGTGGCATAGGGTGGCAAATGCCACCCTAAAAGAAAGCCTGCCAGCCCAATTTGCAGCGACGAATTTGACATTTACGATCAAGGAACACCAATGTCTGACTGAAGGCAATGCAGCACGAGATGACGAGCGGCTGCAACGCCAGCGCAGTAacacactgttttgttttgaaaaagcgAGGGCGCTAGGACGCACGAGTCAGGAGGAAAGAAGACACAGGGGGAGAGAGGTACAAACTGAGCAACTGTCTATATGTCTATCTAGCAAGAAACGTCATTAAAATGAAAGCACAGTGCTAGTAGAGTTGCAGTGCTGATTTTGAGCTCCTAAAAATCCGGGTGAAGAACGTTGTTTTGCTAACTGTACATGTAATGTTAGCTTGTTTTCTGTGTAAAGGCCAACATCGATTCACTGTCAGGAAAACGCTGTGAAATTACTTTTAATCTTACAGACATGGAGAGCAAAGGTagcatttgcagtttttgtctCACCAAAGAGAAAGGGGACAGAAAGAGAAAATGAACAGTTGAGCAAGGGTGATGGAAAAGATGAAGGTGAGGTGGAATGAGAGAGAAAAGACGAAGGTGAGgtggaaggagagagagagacgggcAAAAGAAATGTGATGAAATACAAGCCCATGGTGACCAGGGACAGGAAGAGCTTGGGAGAACACCACAGTGGTGAAGAGATGGAGGCGGGAGAGCATCACCAAGATGAGGAGGCAGACAGCGAGAAAGACGACGTGCCAGGTTCAGACAGTGAAAGGGAAAGGAGAGTGCCTGATCCATCTCCAGTCGAGCTGGTCCTCATGGTATGGAAGTTGTTGCTGCATAGTATACTCAGTTACATATAAATAAGAGCGACAAATGACATAAACAGACATTTTGTTGTAAGGTGCATTTACGAGACATTGCTTCGACTTCTTAAAATATATACTCAGGCCAGGTTTAATTCCAAAATTAAACAAAGTCCGAGTGTATGTTATCACAGTCTGATGGTGATAATTAATTTTGTTCAGATCTAATCTTTCCTCCCCTCCGTCTTCTAGACATATCCAAGTCCAGTTGCGAGGTGCCAGCGCAGCCAATGCGAGACAGTTTCCCTAAGACCCTCCAGGGAGGAGCCAGAAGAAGCTTCCGCAGCAACTGGTACAAAGTTCATCCCTGGTTAGAATTCTCACAATCAAAAGATGCAGCTTACTGTTTTGCATGTCAGCATTTTCCCTCGAATCAAGTTCGTTCAGTTGTTGGACCCATACCAGGATGTTTTTTACGAGTTGTTCACATTGTGTAAAATAGTGGTTGTTTTACCTGTGAGAGAAGTTTTTCATCTCTCCAGCTCATAAAGACTTATTTGCAGTCTACTATGACTGCAAACTGCCCCCTTCTTGCCACCCCATAAATATTTTTCTCGCTCTACCTCTGGGCATTACAGACATTATTTAAAACACTTttgcttttgattttgatttcctTCTTATTTCActaccaaacaagctttgaatcAGTTCCCTACCAGCATTTTCCACAGAAatatgggagttcgcccaaccagtcgtgtttcgtggacttggagaaggcgttcgaccgtgtacagaaaatggatggatggatgaaaagtgaGGGTTTTGGAATTGTGAGGATTCCGCCTGACACCTACGATACTGGTCACGGAACGATTTCAATTCATGAGTCAAAATTCCACTGTTTGTTATTTCAGCAGTGTGGCGTAAACTGTAGCAGCTCTCACTTTGTGGAAGGTTGGTGGGCCCTAAATTAAAGTGTGAAATATGTGACCTGAAACTTTTTGATTCTGTACGTTCTAAATAATGGGGATTCGTGTATATTTTCTGTGCAACACACACAGAAtagaattaataaaatacatttataaagacattcattgagagagaaaaacaaaaacgaaaaaatTCATAGAATATGTATATagttttattaaaacatttgcaatataTTTAAAGTCTATGCTTTGATCCGGCCGCTTCCTCCGCCTTCAGTGCCTCAAGCTGCCTGTACAAGGCCGAGGATTGGGAAAACAAAGCATCAGCATGTCgcctctgtgtgcatgtgccagGAAAGACATTTTACAGAGAAGACTGACTTTGAATTCGCTAGCGAAGGTCGCGGAGGATGGCGAACTGGGCTCGGCACCAGCTCGGAAAAGTTCGGTCTTAATGTACAAACATGTCAAAATGCGCGTTGAACAACAGGAAGTGTGCGAAGATGCAAACATTCAAGGATTCATACACATTTGACACATTATATGGCACAAACAAGTTGGATACAGTTGTTTGTTCAAAGATTCAATTTTACGTTAATTTTATTAACGTACTTTTTATTACTACTCAGTTGTAACAAGTAATGAAAATTCCTCAACAGCAGAATAAGAACCACCATTAAACATGATTTAAGATAGGATAATATTGTATCCCCAATGAGCAAATGCCGGTGTAACAGGAGCACACAGTACATTAtttatcaaataataaaaatacatagtcAGAAACAAAGCTTTATACAATGACTTTCTTAAATCTAAGTGGATTGCGACCCTAAACCCTAAAATAAGTCAATCCGCCAATCACACGGCGAAGACTGGGGTGCTCTCTGTGACGTCACGCGTCAAGTTCAAAGAGCGGCGATGGCTAAGCTAACGAGCGAGCTAGCTAACTGACGGCCAATTTGACCGACATTTTGTCCATTCCACCCcgaggaaaataataaaaacgccTCTTTTGACCTTCAGAGACCATCACAATATGGTGAGTCTTCTCGAAGGGGCTTGCGATGTAGCCGCCATTTTAGGAGCAACAATGTTCAAAACAACAGTCGAAGCGATTTTAgcttggaaaaaaagacaaatatatcCATGACACTCCGTTAATGTCCTGTTATGGGTAGTCGTTTTTGCCAAACACAACATAAATTGATTCAATTCATCGAACAGCCGTAATACATTCAGACATATtgcaaaattgaaacaaatgccAAATGGCGGTACATTTCTTGTATTTCCCTCAGGTTTCCAAGTTTTCTCAAGTATTTAGCTGGCCGCcatttcacaatattttgcTGTTAACAGTACAAACCACACCAAAAATTAATCAGAGTGACTGATTAAGTGTACGCAGAGGTGGCGAGAGaagccaaatactgtactcaagtCAGAATACTTTTACTTTAGAATTATGTGACTCGTctaagtaaaaagtagtcctccaaatagttacttgagtaagagtaagagtaagaaagtactccgtGAAAAAACACCTCGTGAGTAAGTAGTGAgtaacttcaaaatgtttttttaaatcagagcatgaacggcAAATAAAATCGAAATAGATATAATATCATTTCGTCATTTTGCAGATTTGTGCttatatttaacctgatggattgtattttttcactaaaataacaaacaaattcattgcatgatgatttcagaaaaggattgctgtctagccctgactaactcttggttaaaattacaaagtcTTTGTCTGtcgaggtcatagtcaatttggagttgagtttttctccacttacgttctgctttcctacactttgatttagaggtctttaacATCaatgtgctcctccacggtgttctaggtcgcctcaagattgtttTAATAgcagcgacagcattcatgagaatttacaggtgaaattatccaaaagtccatcaactgtctcaggattcacagtttgtggcacagcaatggtttCCATAAACATAGTGGCGGTAAGTACGttaataacaatttttttttgcaggtcagCGGTGCACCGTCGGTGGTGAGATTAAGACAGACCTTTTCCGAGCCGNNNNNNNNNNNNNNNNNNNNctccctgaaaggtggattcacaacgatcgagtgtgtcgaacgtcagcccactagctaaaacttaagagttctaaagttctgccgaaatctcataggtcgtcatgttacaattcagtcaataaaggcctactactggagcaaaacggattgctttgacattcgcctttcggccgcacaacctccgataggcttggaagagacctcatctgaaaggtggattcacaacgatcgagtgtgtcgaacgtcagcccactagctcaaacttaagggttcaaaagttctgccgaaatcacataggtcatcatgttacaattaagtcaataaaggcctactactggagcgaaacgga
This window of the Phyllopteryx taeniolatus isolate TA_2022b chromosome 21, UOR_Ptae_1.2, whole genome shotgun sequence genome carries:
- the LOC133471492 gene encoding protein OSCP1-like, which translates into the protein MSMKTLPLVFINLGGEMLSILDHPLQAHSTSEGKSEKVMNDIVGNMFSEAFMDELLKPQLLYSHRTIKVELTRLAIMKLKTVSMEKLYELMIMAFKYHVFHCPRPKDLLLISYNHIDTIREFVKDTPAVVNKVDETHRKIIELQVELDEHSATQLAQIAALFAEQEEMPDDVNSNKEDDLLAMMDDL